From Humisphaera borealis, the proteins below share one genomic window:
- a CDS encoding clostripain-related cysteine peptidase — MASAASVHAADFSGTYLNADVTLQLTAGGGGYTGRLTVKGKEYPVSAREDAGGLKGMFKAGTSTFEFTATLEKQLLTLRSGSSTYELKLDVPLPATGPAPAPQQSFPQPTYPTSRPAPPPPIQSPTHDAAIAFFKAPVTLQADPKREWLIVLYLNGDSNLDANGVYNLEMAERGIGDGVEMIALYDRPVGKDRKGQERKSRLYRVRKNKTEALDSEVLKEFGILDMTDPRLLAAFTEWTLKTYPAKQYASIAWNHGGGWQSLHSDDNAGAPDRRIFGMTLPGFRQGLSDGMKAAGLKKWDVFIFDMCLMAQLEVAAEMYGLADIMIASQDVEPGQGVPYDKVLEAFSRGTFGGRRIASEIVTEFDKFYKTSSKSTTTLSAVDLTLFPEVNTKLNAVCDKLVTVLPKQWSSFAKSIFHAEQYNQSRDDFRMGVFALQSVDMLDVLKKCRGTFSEFPAEAEFKDLVAVMDRYVITSANSTRHWQSNGVAIYAPVIQGAYDPDYEKLKFYQGSSWPKLIKALYPEQARNNQPPVFKKVELVSSDDKPVPSLQAVSGTRLAIEIEGNSIVWIKDMTAVREAGGVRAIMSTVVVDENFLEKMEDSHKKFGQEDDIILPQFKDGHNRVRQFQYGLRAMMTDGHDTVEVMLDNSGLGELGDFVVPVMVQDPALGEAPVRGILKSGFTGMVVEQVIVFIESPQGVRRAALEPGEQTKIMPRFPFIKDDGTVSMVTRGAINYGKGLIFHIDLLPAGDYESILTAETMTGAMARTRFPFKVEVDPNIVASKQNFRQFKSEMLVGTFDWTIPTEPPQQIGSMVVRPTKGPLAYSVELTMPGPDGKPAVRRGMLFVTLEGLPSFHMQLGTSGNRPEGALMGPLFFVPDKGIIMARPLGLEMNIFWVKKGGGPVVNNGGQPPERVVPQGWAIVSDGNGIVSLAVPPNLPNQAALVNNKRQLLPGFDFNAIDNQLLAGVEIIRFDGERDPNRVMRALVAAMQQMGLQSQFEAGKPMKIDGVDATGYVGQFMAGNLVYAMGVNLISTPKGIVAVNFAHAPQNAESSLPVLTQIIKTIRVAK; from the coding sequence TTGGCATCTGCCGCCAGCGTGCATGCCGCCGACTTTTCCGGCACTTACCTCAACGCGGACGTCACGCTGCAACTCACCGCTGGTGGCGGCGGGTACACGGGACGGCTTACGGTCAAGGGAAAGGAATATCCCGTCTCGGCCCGGGAGGATGCCGGCGGTCTGAAGGGGATGTTCAAGGCGGGTACCTCGACGTTTGAGTTCACAGCCACGCTCGAGAAGCAACTGCTGACGCTCCGCAGCGGCAGCAGTACCTACGAATTGAAACTTGACGTCCCGCTGCCTGCGACAGGTCCGGCTCCCGCACCGCAGCAGTCGTTCCCGCAGCCGACCTACCCCACCAGCCGCCCGGCCCCGCCGCCGCCTATCCAGAGCCCCACCCACGACGCCGCGATCGCGTTCTTCAAAGCCCCCGTCACCCTACAGGCCGACCCGAAGCGTGAGTGGCTGATCGTGCTGTACCTCAACGGAGACAGCAATCTCGACGCCAACGGCGTCTACAACCTGGAGATGGCAGAACGCGGGATCGGCGACGGCGTCGAGATGATCGCGCTCTACGACCGCCCCGTCGGCAAAGACCGAAAGGGCCAGGAGCGCAAGTCGCGACTCTACCGCGTCAGGAAAAACAAGACCGAAGCACTCGACTCCGAAGTGCTCAAAGAGTTCGGCATCCTCGACATGACCGACCCCCGGCTCCTGGCCGCGTTCACCGAGTGGACCCTCAAAACCTATCCCGCCAAGCAGTACGCCAGCATCGCCTGGAATCACGGTGGCGGCTGGCAGAGCCTCCACAGCGACGACAACGCCGGTGCCCCCGACCGCAGGATCTTCGGCATGACCCTCCCGGGATTCCGCCAGGGCCTCAGCGACGGCATGAAGGCCGCCGGGCTGAAGAAGTGGGACGTTTTCATCTTCGACATGTGCCTGATGGCCCAGCTCGAAGTCGCCGCCGAGATGTACGGCCTGGCCGACATCATGATCGCCAGCCAGGATGTCGAGCCCGGCCAGGGTGTGCCGTACGACAAGGTGCTGGAGGCATTTTCACGCGGCACCTTCGGCGGCCGTCGCATCGCCTCCGAGATCGTCACCGAGTTCGACAAGTTCTATAAAACCAGTTCAAAATCCACCACCACGCTATCTGCGGTCGACCTGACGCTGTTCCCCGAGGTCAATACCAAACTGAACGCGGTCTGCGACAAGCTGGTGACCGTGCTGCCGAAGCAGTGGTCGTCGTTCGCGAAAAGCATTTTTCACGCCGAGCAGTACAACCAGAGCCGCGACGACTTCCGAATGGGCGTGTTTGCGCTGCAAAGCGTCGACATGCTGGACGTGCTCAAGAAGTGCCGCGGCACGTTCTCCGAGTTCCCCGCCGAGGCAGAGTTTAAGGACCTCGTCGCGGTCATGGACCGCTACGTCATCACCAGCGCCAACAGCACGCGACACTGGCAGAGCAACGGCGTCGCGATCTACGCCCCGGTCATCCAGGGCGCGTACGACCCCGACTACGAGAAGCTGAAGTTCTACCAGGGCAGCAGCTGGCCAAAGCTCATTAAGGCGCTCTACCCCGAGCAGGCCAGGAACAACCAGCCGCCGGTGTTTAAGAAAGTCGAGCTGGTCAGCAGCGACGACAAGCCGGTACCGTCGCTACAGGCCGTCTCCGGGACCCGGCTCGCGATCGAGATCGAGGGCAACAGCATCGTATGGATCAAGGACATGACGGCCGTCCGCGAGGCCGGTGGCGTGCGGGCGATCATGTCGACCGTCGTCGTCGATGAGAACTTCCTGGAAAAAATGGAGGACTCTCACAAGAAGTTCGGCCAGGAAGATGACATTATCCTCCCCCAGTTCAAGGACGGACATAACCGCGTCCGGCAGTTTCAGTACGGACTCCGCGCCATGATGACCGACGGCCACGACACCGTCGAAGTCATGCTCGACAACTCCGGGCTCGGCGAGCTCGGCGACTTCGTCGTGCCGGTCATGGTGCAGGACCCCGCGCTGGGTGAAGCGCCAGTGCGCGGCATTCTCAAAAGCGGTTTCACCGGCATGGTCGTCGAGCAGGTGATCGTCTTTATCGAGTCACCGCAAGGCGTCCGCCGGGCGGCACTGGAGCCCGGCGAGCAGACTAAAATCATGCCGCGGTTCCCGTTCATCAAGGACGACGGAACTGTCTCCATGGTGACCCGCGGCGCGATCAACTACGGCAAGGGGCTCATCTTCCATATCGATCTGCTCCCCGCCGGCGACTACGAGAGCATCCTCACCGCCGAGACCATGACCGGTGCCATGGCCCGCACCCGCTTCCCGTTCAAGGTGGAGGTAGACCCCAACATTGTCGCGTCGAAACAGAACTTCCGGCAGTTCAAGTCGGAGATGCTCGTCGGCACCTTCGACTGGACCATCCCCACCGAGCCCCCGCAGCAGATCGGTTCGATGGTCGTCCGGCCGACGAAGGGGCCGCTCGCCTATTCGGTTGAACTCACCATGCCCGGCCCGGACGGCAAACCGGCCGTCCGCCGCGGGATGCTCTTTGTCACGCTGGAGGGCCTACCGTCGTTCCACATGCAATTGGGCACCTCCGGCAACCGGCCGGAAGGCGCACTGATGGGGCCGCTGTTCTTCGTCCCGGATAAGGGAATCATCATGGCCCGCCCGCTCGGCCTGGAGATGAACATCTTCTGGGTCAAGAAGGGTGGCGGCCCGGTGGTCAACAACGGCGGCCAGCCACCCGAGCGGGTGGTCCCACAGGGCTGGGCCATCGTCAGCGACGGCAACGGCATCGTATCGCTCGCCGTTCCGCCCAACCTCCCCAACCAGGCCGCGCTGGTGAACAACAAGCGGCAGCTGCTCCCCGGCTTCGATTTCAACGCGATCGACAACCAGTTGCT
- the ftsH gene encoding ATP-dependent zinc metalloprotease FtsH, producing MAEQKPDRPNRKPGRPGPGNGNLKYRSGLVGWLLFIGLAVLLVMLVKSGNRSQVKIATGDFWNAFNADKVAVLKVESDEVSGKLKEKTTLTVDGQAVPVSEFRAEFPTGYMAQRGFGELLNAKTTTRIEVDNRDSFWLNFLLPFIPWLLIFGFIWFFVFRQIRSAGGANMLGNFGKSKARITSKEHTHVTFEDVAGVEEAKDEVMEIVEFLKNPKKFQRLGGRIPRGVLLVGEPGTGKTLLAKAIAGEADVPFFSISGSDFVEMFVGVGASRVRDLFKQAKDNSPCIVFLDEIDAVGRRRGSGFSSGGHDEREQTLNAILVEMDGFETNEQVIVCAATNRVDVLDPALTRPGRFDRQIYVPLPDIKGRMEILKVHSRKVKLGPNVDLMKLAKATPGFSGADLAAIINESALGATLAGKEFIEQDDMEEARDKVRFGRARKSRVIDEKEKLATAYHEAGHAVIQWVLRPDSDPIHKVTVIPRGNYGGATMSLPEKDRSNYSKKWCLATMKVLFGGRIAEEMFCGDVNTGVMSDIRQVTGLARKMVTEWGMNDRLGFVFYGDDDSKPNMFGGFGEGKAYSDETAKTIDEEVKKLIDFLYEEARQLLTTHKDRVDAMAKALVKYETLDASDVDRIMRGDNLNKPTISDLLDQQSRSGTVIQPGPTPSAPDVTPGFGAMPSPG from the coding sequence ATGGCTGAACAAAAACCCGACCGCCCCAACCGCAAGCCCGGCCGACCGGGTCCGGGCAACGGCAATCTGAAGTACCGCAGTGGGCTGGTGGGCTGGCTCCTGTTTATCGGTCTGGCCGTGCTGCTGGTGATGCTCGTCAAGAGCGGCAACCGCAGCCAGGTCAAGATCGCCACCGGCGACTTCTGGAACGCTTTCAATGCCGACAAGGTTGCCGTCCTGAAGGTCGAAAGCGACGAGGTCTCCGGCAAGCTCAAGGAAAAGACGACCCTGACCGTTGACGGGCAGGCCGTCCCGGTCAGCGAGTTCCGCGCCGAGTTCCCGACCGGTTACATGGCCCAGCGCGGGTTCGGCGAACTGCTCAACGCCAAGACCACCACCCGTATTGAAGTCGATAACCGCGACAGCTTCTGGCTGAACTTCCTGCTGCCGTTCATCCCCTGGCTGCTGATCTTCGGCTTCATCTGGTTCTTCGTCTTCCGGCAGATTCGATCGGCCGGCGGCGCGAACATGCTCGGCAACTTCGGCAAGAGCAAGGCCCGCATTACCAGCAAGGAACACACTCACGTCACCTTCGAAGACGTCGCCGGCGTCGAAGAAGCCAAGGACGAGGTGATGGAAATCGTCGAGTTCCTGAAGAACCCCAAGAAGTTCCAGCGGCTGGGCGGGCGCATTCCGCGTGGCGTGCTGCTGGTCGGCGAACCGGGCACCGGTAAAACGCTGCTCGCCAAGGCGATCGCCGGCGAAGCCGATGTGCCGTTCTTCTCGATCTCGGGTTCCGATTTCGTCGAGATGTTCGTCGGCGTCGGTGCCAGCCGTGTCCGCGACCTGTTCAAGCAGGCCAAGGACAACAGCCCGTGTATCGTGTTCCTGGACGAAATCGATGCCGTCGGCCGTCGCCGCGGCTCGGGGTTCTCGTCCGGCGGTCACGACGAACGCGAACAGACGCTCAACGCGATCCTCGTCGAGATGGACGGCTTTGAGACTAACGAGCAGGTCATCGTGTGCGCCGCCACCAATCGCGTGGACGTGCTCGACCCGGCTCTTACCCGCCCGGGCCGGTTCGACCGGCAGATTTATGTCCCGCTGCCCGACATCAAGGGCCGTATGGAAATCCTGAAGGTCCACAGCCGGAAGGTAAAGCTCGGACCCAACGTAGACCTGATGAAGCTCGCCAAGGCTACACCCGGTTTCAGCGGTGCCGACCTGGCGGCGATCATCAACGAGTCGGCGCTGGGTGCGACGCTGGCGGGCAAGGAGTTCATCGAGCAGGACGACATGGAAGAGGCCCGCGACAAGGTTCGCTTCGGCCGGGCCAGGAAGAGCCGCGTGATCGACGAAAAGGAAAAACTCGCCACCGCCTACCATGAAGCCGGTCATGCGGTGATCCAGTGGGTGTTGCGCCCCGACAGCGACCCGATCCACAAGGTGACGGTCATCCCGCGTGGCAACTACGGCGGCGCGACGATGAGCCTGCCGGAGAAGGACCGTTCCAACTACAGCAAGAAGTGGTGCCTGGCCACCATGAAGGTACTGTTCGGCGGACGCATCGCCGAGGAGATGTTCTGCGGCGACGTGAACACCGGCGTGATGAGCGACATCCGCCAGGTCACCGGGCTGGCCCGCAAGATGGTCACCGAGTGGGGCATGAACGACCGCCTCGGCTTCGTCTTCTACGGCGATGACGACAGCAAGCCCAACATGTTCGGCGGCTTCGGCGAAGGCAAGGCGTACTCCGACGAGACGGCCAAGACGATCGACGAAGAGGTCAAGAAGCTGATCGACTTCCTTTACGAGGAAGCCCGACAACTGCTGACCACCCACAAGGACCGCGTCGATGCGATGGCCAAGGCTCTGGTCAAGTACGAAACGCTGGACGCGTCGGACGTCGACCGCATCATGCGTGGCGACAACCTGAACAAGCCGACGATCAGCGACCTGCTCGATCAGCAGAGCCGCAGCGGTACAGTGATCCAGCCCGGCCCGACGCCGTCGGCCCCCGACGTCACGCCCGGTTTCGGCGCGATGCCGAGCCCCGGTTGA
- the lptE gene encoding LPS assembly lipoprotein LptE codes for MVTMASPRALGIRPAAGTMVLVWAGLACVFAGAGCGYQQSGSAQNAPAGYQWKSLYRGDVKSVAVPIFTNKTFYRNVEFNLTEAVSQQLEAQSPYRIAPREQADTLLEGEITRVRLRTLSEAPGAVTPQEQLYTVRVSFVWKDLRTGKILVERKDFEQAAPYYPTLGEGQFTGQQQNMERLALAIVQELQAAW; via the coding sequence ATGGTCACCATGGCGTCGCCACGGGCACTCGGTATTCGCCCGGCCGCCGGGACCATGGTGCTGGTGTGGGCCGGCCTGGCGTGTGTGTTCGCGGGCGCCGGCTGCGGTTACCAGCAGTCAGGTTCCGCCCAGAATGCGCCGGCCGGCTATCAATGGAAGAGTCTTTACCGTGGCGACGTGAAGTCAGTCGCCGTCCCGATCTTCACCAATAAGACCTTTTACCGGAACGTGGAGTTCAACCTGACCGAGGCGGTCAGTCAGCAACTGGAAGCGCAAAGCCCCTACCGAATCGCGCCGCGGGAGCAGGCCGACACCCTTCTGGAAGGCGAGATCACGCGGGTTCGCCTGCGGACGCTCAGCGAGGCCCCCGGTGCCGTGACGCCCCAGGAACAGCTGTATACCGTTCGGGTGAGTTTCGTCTGGAAAGACCTGCGGACGGGCAAGATTCTGGTCGAACGCAAGGATTTCGAGCAAGCGGCACCCTACTACCCGACGCTCGGCGAAGGGCAGTTCACCGGACAACAGCAAAACATGGAGCGGCTGGCCCTGGCGATCGTTCAGGAGCTGCAAGCCGCGTGGTGA
- the bamD gene encoding outer membrane protein assembly factor BamD: MRRNACLLTCLLSVLAWSASPTAADTKSAKTWDFSGRGRWNEVQQPTSQPVANVTLDKVEQLLGSNQHGPALELALQWIKAPENRLAPDRDRGLFLLAEAYYQDDERITAFYHLDELLDYYPESRFFYPALEKQYLIADEYLKGRKRKLLGIPIFSVDEEAIDMLFRIQERSPGSPLAERSLLRSADFYFSKSEWELAADAYGAYGRSYPRSPEIGRVRLQRALASFAQFRGSRHDATPLIDARAQFEDVKTRYPELAQQANVQKFIDTINTTLARKMLGTADFYRRTSKPKAAAYTLLTLISTYPLLPEADQARSELKRLPQVAVDQAEAIRVPTAATRPIGPEKPAELQPKK, from the coding sequence ATGCGACGGAACGCCTGCCTTTTAACCTGCCTGCTCTCGGTCCTGGCGTGGAGCGCCAGTCCCACGGCCGCCGACACCAAGTCTGCCAAGACATGGGATTTCAGCGGTCGCGGCCGTTGGAACGAAGTTCAGCAGCCGACCTCTCAGCCGGTCGCGAACGTGACGCTGGACAAGGTCGAACAGTTGCTCGGCAGCAATCAGCACGGTCCGGCGCTGGAATTGGCGTTGCAATGGATCAAGGCGCCAGAGAACCGCCTGGCGCCCGATCGCGACCGCGGGCTGTTCCTGCTCGCCGAGGCCTACTACCAGGACGACGAGCGCATCACCGCGTTCTACCACCTCGACGAGCTGCTGGATTACTACCCCGAAAGCCGGTTCTTCTATCCGGCGCTGGAGAAGCAGTACCTGATCGCCGACGAGTACCTGAAGGGTCGCAAGCGAAAGCTGCTGGGGATTCCGATCTTCTCGGTGGACGAGGAAGCGATCGACATGCTCTTCCGCATTCAGGAGCGGTCGCCGGGCTCGCCATTGGCGGAACGGTCGCTGCTGCGGTCGGCGGATTTCTACTTCAGCAAGTCCGAATGGGAATTGGCCGCCGATGCCTACGGCGCCTACGGGCGCAGCTACCCCCGGAGTCCTGAAATCGGACGGGTTCGGCTGCAGCGGGCGTTGGCGTCGTTCGCGCAGTTCCGCGGCAGCCGGCATGACGCCACGCCACTGATCGACGCGCGAGCCCAGTTCGAGGATGTCAAAACCCGATACCCCGAGCTGGCGCAGCAGGCCAACGTCCAGAAGTTCATCGACACGATCAACACGACCCTTGCCCGCAAGATGCTCGGCACCGCAGACTTCTACCGGCGGACGAGCAAGCCCAAGGCCGCTGCGTACACCCTGCTGACACTGATCTCAACGTATCCGCTGCTTCCCGAGGCCGACCAGGCCCGGAGCGAACTCAAACGGTTGCCGCAGGTCGCCGTCGATCAGGCCGAGGCCATCCGAGTGCCGACGGCGGCGACTCGTCCCATCGGACCGGAAAAGCCGGCCGAGCTTCAGCCCAAGAAGTAG
- a CDS encoding pyridoxal phosphate-dependent aminotransferase, translated as MFPLADRMSLIADSITLAVSAKAGAMKKAGIDVVGFGAGEPDFDTPAFIKEAAKAALDKGQTKYTPTPCFPELKAAIADKFVKENGLAYKPENITVGAGGKHCLYMAFMAVLNPGDEVLIPSPYWVSYPEQVKLAGGVPKIVRGEEANGFKITPQQFEAAITPKTRVFVINSPSNPAGHAYTAEELKALADVVAKHPQVVVFSDEIYEKLLYGGLKFASFATLNPVLFDRTLTFNCHSKSFAMTGWRVGYIGGPKFVIDAINKLQSQMNSHITSFTQIPAAIALTDPQAAVTVEQMRQEFEKRGQHMWKRLSELPKVTCVRPQGAFYCFPNVSAYFGKTAGTAKITDAVSFAAALLEQSHVAVVPGNDSGFETHVRLSFATSMAQIDKGLDRIAEFLKKLG; from the coding sequence ATGTTTCCCCTCGCCGACCGGATGTCCCTCATTGCCGATTCGATCACGCTGGCCGTCAGTGCCAAGGCGGGAGCGATGAAGAAAGCGGGCATTGATGTCGTCGGCTTTGGAGCGGGCGAGCCCGACTTCGACACCCCGGCGTTCATCAAGGAAGCTGCCAAGGCCGCCCTCGACAAGGGGCAAACCAAGTACACCCCCACGCCGTGCTTCCCCGAACTGAAAGCCGCGATCGCCGACAAGTTCGTCAAGGAAAATGGCCTGGCATATAAGCCCGAGAACATCACCGTCGGTGCCGGCGGCAAGCATTGCCTGTACATGGCGTTCATGGCGGTCCTCAATCCCGGCGACGAGGTGTTGATTCCGTCGCCATACTGGGTGAGCTACCCGGAACAGGTGAAGCTTGCCGGCGGCGTACCCAAGATCGTCCGTGGCGAAGAAGCCAACGGCTTCAAGATCACCCCGCAGCAGTTCGAAGCGGCGATCACGCCGAAAACCCGCGTGTTCGTCATCAATAGCCCGAGCAATCCCGCCGGCCACGCATACACGGCCGAAGAACTGAAGGCGCTCGCCGACGTCGTTGCGAAGCACCCGCAGGTTGTCGTCTTCTCCGACGAGATCTACGAGAAGCTCCTGTACGGCGGTTTGAAGTTCGCCAGCTTCGCGACGCTCAACCCGGTGCTGTTCGACCGGACTCTGACGTTCAATTGTCATAGCAAGAGCTTCGCGATGACCGGCTGGCGGGTGGGGTACATCGGCGGGCCGAAGTTTGTGATCGACGCGATCAATAAGCTGCAAAGCCAGATGAACAGCCACATCACCAGCTTCACGCAGATCCCGGCCGCGATCGCGCTGACCGACCCCCAAGCGGCGGTGACGGTCGAGCAGATGCGCCAGGAGTTCGAGAAGCGCGGCCAGCACATGTGGAAGCGGCTGAGCGAGTTGCCGAAGGTGACGTGCGTCCGGCCGCAGGGAGCGTTCTACTGCTTCCCCAACGTCAGCGCGTACTTCGGGAAGACAGCGGGCACGGCAAAAATCACCGACGCCGTTAGCTTCGCCGCGGCGCTGCTGGAGCAAAGCCACGTCGCCGTCGTCCCCGGCAATGACAGCGGTTTCGAGACCCACGTGCGGCTGAGTTTTGCGACCAGCATGGCGCAGATCGACAAGGGTTTGGATCGGATTGCGGAGTTCTTGAAGAAGCTGGGATAG
- a CDS encoding FAD-dependent oxidoreductase, with protein MHARLLIAAFAAFAFCFVAKPAAAQTVLVEAESFQDHGGWSLDTQFIHIMGSPYLLAHGLGQPVKDATTTVVFPETGKYNVFVRTKDWVARWKAQGAPGKFQLLVGGKALDKTFGVEGADWHWQAGGAVDITKAETTVALKDLTGFAGRCDAIVFSKDAKLTPPNDGTLAAWRKKTRGLPENPKDVGPFDLVVVGGGYGGLGTAISAARMGCKVAFIQNRPVLGGNGSSEIRVWSMGGTTLGKYPKLGEIVEEFADRAKASPGTEEEFGDDRKDLIVRAEKNISLFLNTHANGVEMDGKSIKAVKAFNTMTGEELRFTGKLFADTTGHGDIAALAGAEFDMLEHGHMGMSNMWRWSEGDKPTAFPETPWALPLEMKDFPYPNRGKAEWFWESGFYRHPLTDLEYIRDWNFRAAYGAFNAMKNGGGKDKHPNAKLEWMAYIGGNRESRLIKGDVILSREDIVSKKDFPDGFVPTTWDIDLHEPKEQYAAKFPEDPFISKAIFGKGVDRQNGYPVPYRCFYSKDIPNLFMAGRHISVNHEALGTIRVMRTIGMMGEIVGKAASICIKNNCLPRDVYAQYLDELKELANMPGVARREKVGDPVNPTAALPYDQNTTGGRAKPHRRSEATGEGIDPKKLPGLVIDDSAAKVTGEWSSGAGLPGFVGTAYRYTSGGKGKSAQFNFKVAADGKYEVRFLHSAHENRADKVTIKIVSADGEKSVVTNQKVKGTLDNGFITLGTYQFNAATEGSVIVLTDGATGNVSIDAVQVLPAK; from the coding sequence ATGCATGCACGACTCCTGATTGCGGCTTTTGCCGCATTTGCGTTCTGTTTCGTCGCCAAACCTGCCGCCGCACAGACGGTGCTCGTGGAAGCCGAAAGCTTTCAGGACCATGGCGGATGGTCATTGGACACGCAGTTTATTCATATCATGGGCTCGCCATATCTTCTGGCGCACGGCCTTGGCCAGCCGGTGAAGGACGCGACGACGACCGTCGTGTTCCCCGAGACGGGCAAATACAACGTTTTCGTCCGCACCAAGGACTGGGTCGCCCGCTGGAAGGCCCAAGGCGCGCCCGGCAAGTTCCAACTGCTCGTTGGCGGCAAGGCGCTCGACAAGACCTTCGGCGTTGAAGGTGCCGACTGGCACTGGCAGGCCGGCGGGGCGGTGGACATTACCAAGGCCGAGACGACCGTCGCACTGAAAGACCTCACTGGGTTCGCCGGTCGGTGTGATGCCATCGTCTTCTCGAAGGACGCCAAGCTCACCCCGCCGAACGACGGCACGCTCGCTGCCTGGCGGAAGAAGACGCGCGGCCTCCCTGAGAACCCGAAGGACGTCGGTCCGTTCGATCTCGTCGTCGTCGGCGGCGGTTATGGCGGTCTGGGCACGGCGATCTCGGCCGCCCGCATGGGCTGCAAGGTGGCGTTCATCCAGAACCGCCCGGTGCTGGGTGGTAACGGCTCATCGGAGATCCGCGTCTGGTCGATGGGCGGCACGACGCTCGGCAAATATCCCAAGCTCGGCGAAATCGTCGAAGAGTTCGCCGACCGGGCCAAGGCCTCGCCCGGCACCGAAGAAGAGTTCGGCGACGACCGCAAAGACCTCATCGTCCGCGCCGAGAAGAACATCTCCCTGTTCCTGAACACCCACGCCAACGGCGTCGAGATGGACGGCAAGTCGATCAAGGCGGTCAAGGCGTTCAACACGATGACCGGCGAGGAACTGCGCTTCACCGGCAAGCTCTTTGCCGATACGACGGGCCACGGCGACATCGCCGCGCTGGCCGGTGCCGAGTTCGACATGCTCGAACATGGTCACATGGGCATGAGCAACATGTGGCGGTGGAGCGAAGGGGACAAGCCGACCGCGTTCCCCGAAACACCCTGGGCTCTGCCGCTGGAGATGAAAGACTTCCCGTATCCCAATCGCGGCAAGGCCGAGTGGTTCTGGGAGAGCGGCTTCTACCGCCACCCGTTGACGGACCTGGAATACATCCGCGACTGGAACTTCCGTGCAGCCTACGGCGCGTTCAACGCGATGAAGAACGGCGGCGGCAAGGACAAGCACCCCAATGCAAAGCTCGAATGGATGGCCTACATTGGTGGCAACCGCGAATCGCGGCTGATCAAAGGGGACGTCATTCTTTCGCGCGAAGACATCGTCAGCAAGAAAGACTTCCCCGATGGCTTCGTCCCCACCACCTGGGATATTGACCTGCACGAACCCAAGGAACAGTACGCCGCCAAGTTCCCCGAAGACCCGTTCATCTCCAAGGCGATCTTCGGCAAGGGCGTTGATCGGCAGAACGGCTATCCGGTTCCCTATCGCTGCTTCTACTCCAAGGACATTCCCAACCTGTTCATGGCCGGCCGGCACATCAGCGTTAACCATGAGGCCCTGGGCACGATTCGCGTGATGCGAACGATCGGCATGATGGGCGAGATCGTCGGCAAGGCGGCGAGCATCTGTATCAAGAACAACTGCCTGCCGCGCGACGTCTACGCACAGTACCTCGACGAGCTCAAGGAACTGGCGAACATGCCCGGCGTCGCCCGCCGCGAGAAGGTCGGCGATCCGGTCAACCCGACCGCCGCGCTTCCGTACGACCAGAATACGACTGGTGGCCGGGCCAAGCCGCACCGCCGAAGCGAGGCGACCGGCGAAGGCATCGATCCCAAGAAGCTTCCGGGCCTGGTGATCGATGACAGCGCCGCCAAGGTGACCGGCGAGTGGAGCAGCGGGGCGGGCCTGCCCGGCTTTGTCGGCACGGCTTACCGCTACACCTCCGGCGGCAAAGGCAAATCGGCACAGTTCAACTTCAAGGTCGCCGCCGATGGCAAGTATGAGGTCCGCTTCCTGCACTCGGCTCACGAAAACCGTGCCGACAAGGTGACGATCAAGATCGTCTCCGCCGACGGCGAGAAGTCGGTCGTCACCAACCAGAAGGTCAAGGGCACGCTCGACAACGGCTTCATCACGCTCGGGACGTACCAGTTCAATGCGGCCACTGAGGGCTCGGTCATCGTGTTGACCGACGGCGCGACCGGCAACGTGTCGATCGACGCGGTGCAGGTACTGCCGGCGAAGTAG